The Methanomassiliicoccales archaeon genome has a segment encoding these proteins:
- a CDS encoding 4Fe-4S binding protein yields the protein MANERSKDLPAGGMITEAGSSKKYHTGEWRSQRPEVDKEKCTNCLTCWIYCPDNSVIIKDEKMAGFKYTHCKGCGICANQCPAKAITMKEEGL from the coding sequence ATGGCCAATGAGAGGTCCAAGGACCTGCCGGCTGGCGGTATGATCACCGAGGCTGGCAGCTCGAAGAAGTATCACACCGGGGAATGGCGGTCCCAGAGGCCGGAGGTGGACAAGGAGAAGTGCACCAACTGCCTGACCTGCTGGATCTATTGCCCGGATAACAGCGTCATAATCAAGGACGAGAAGATGGCTGGATTCAAGTATACCCATTGCAAGGGCTGCGGCATCTGCGCCAACCAGTGCCCGGCCAAGGCCATTACCATGAAGGAGGAGGGTCTATAA
- a CDS encoding 2-oxoacid:acceptor oxidoreductase family protein, giving the protein MSTIEIRWHGRGGQGAVTANEILAGAALKEGKFIKAFPEFGPERMGAPIRAFARISDEPITVHSQVYFPDVVLVIDSTLLKAGKVVNGLKEDGAVIANFPDDNAKLAAIVGRTKNVHAVNATKIALEEIGKPMTNTAMLGALVKVTNVVAIGSIIDEMRAKMSSKLSKDVVEKNLKAIMRAYEEVQ; this is encoded by the coding sequence GTGAGCACCATAGAGATTAGATGGCATGGAAGGGGCGGTCAAGGAGCCGTTACCGCGAACGAGATTTTGGCTGGTGCTGCCCTCAAGGAGGGTAAGTTCATCAAGGCCTTCCCCGAGTTCGGGCCGGAAAGGATGGGTGCGCCTATCCGAGCCTTCGCCCGCATCTCGGACGAGCCTATCACCGTGCATAGCCAGGTGTACTTTCCGGACGTCGTCCTGGTGATCGACTCGACCTTGCTGAAGGCAGGCAAGGTCGTGAACGGTCTGAAGGAGGACGGGGCGGTCATCGCCAACTTCCCTGATGACAATGCCAAGCTGGCGGCCATCGTCGGCCGGACCAAGAACGTTCATGCGGTCAACGCTACCAAGATCGCCTTGGAGGAAATCGGCAAGCCCATGACCAACACCGCCATGTTGGGCGCACTGGTAAAGGTCACCAACGTGGTGGCCATCGGTTCCATCATCGACGAGATGAGGGCCAAGATGTCCAGCAAACTTAGCAAGGACGTAGTGGAGAAGAACCTGAAGGCCATCATGAGGGCCTATGAGGAGGTGCAGTGA